The following are encoded together in the Carassius auratus strain Wakin chromosome 34, ASM336829v1, whole genome shotgun sequence genome:
- the LOC113053445 gene encoding prostaglandin F2 receptor negative regulator-like: MDKETGLRPAILIIALVLVCEGRVVKVPVGPLVHVEGQAVSIRCDVSDYQGPRDQEFEWSFILPEDTLLIISTFDSNIVDKSVKDRVNSGDISYNKLGDAAVELKFKKVRVTDSGLYRCSTPSTDSVVSGNYYADVELKVIGDSLKVAPVIPKSTVSEGESVELQCNTTKGFTEHTFLSVIWSIRKGSSPLEEILTFGPDNKIKVGGNYSQRYTDGGLQLDLRGGGFYGLVLKKAKPSDQGEYVCTAQEWVRQGEEGRNWRKILEKSEDMGKVVVTLTELQFKVTLTASLNPQSTSEPTELRCEVVDLLHLQDGRLGVTWSYSTNTPGDVSQKKTTIASVNEQGVLMASIEYQQRLDSGDIAVTRRESNVFTLRMLQTRDADMGSYSCAVTAWKPTQRSGWEKAKEVQSAPVTVQWTPKIPVLKVVAHRVREASTGGSTFEMSCEVTGQNLKNPGYSVLIRFEETLGGTSRKVLSLSQDSVMQLEEWSEPSRIDNVVLEKTGQLEYRFRLYGAQVTDRGFYYCDVTAWTRDQTQDWIKAISAVSNKTEIAFEHTGPVFNISLHSEANNVLPGDKVHMKCVISILDTSHNTGEMMFEVRWFQKTAWAVDNGVQPLISMDRWGVVKKTGSNDTSLERIDQNTFILSLHKIQDRDVGEYYCSATPWLLSRATGAWNKEKDLTSTSSFLSIKLELWESLKMPVGYGLTAAVIAGILSVLLGLAVAHCCFSRNPMHVPRPRKNLVDLEMD, encoded by the exons ATGGATAAAGAGACGGGACTCCGTCCAGCGATTTTGATTATTGCTCTTG TGTTGGTCTGTGAGGGCCGTGTGGTGAAGGTTCCAGTTGGTCCTCTGGTACATGTAGAGGGGCAAGCTGTCTCCATTCGCTGTGATGTGTCTGACTACCAGGGACCCCGAGATCAGGAATTTGAGTGGTCTTTCATCCTTCCAGAGGATACACTCTTGATCATCTCCACCTTTGACAGTAATATCGTGGACAAGTCAGTGAAGGACCGGGTTAACAGTGGTGACATCAGTTATAATAAACTGGGAGATGCTGCTGTTGAACTCAAATTCAAGAAGGTCAGAGTGACCGACAGTGGCCTGTATCGCTGCAGTACCCCGAGCACTGATTCAGTCGTCAGCGGGAACTACTACGCCGATGTGGAGCTCAAAG TGATTGGGGACAGTCTGAAGGTGGCTCCAGTCATTCCCAAGTCAACGGTGTCTGAGGGAGAATCAGTGGAACTCCAATGCAACACGACAAAGGGCTTCACAGAGCACACCTTCCTCTCTGTTATCTGGTCGATCAGGAAAGGGAGCAGCCCGCTGGAGGAAATCTTGACATTTGGGCCGGATAATAAGATCAAAGTAGGAGGCAACTACAGTCAGCGTTACACAGATGGTGGACTTCAGTTGGACCTTCGTGGAGGTGGTTTTTATGGATTGGTCCTGAAGAAAGCAAAGCCGTCAGACCAAGGGGAGTATGTGTGTACAGCCCAGGAGTGGGTGAGACAGGGTGAAGAAGGAAGAAACTGGCGTAAGATTCTGGAGAAGTCTGAGGATATGGGAAAGGTTGTTGTTACACTCACAG AACTGCAATTCAAGGTGACCCTTACAGCGTCTCTGAACCCTCAGTCCACCAGTGAGCCCACTGAACTGCGCTGTGAGGTGGTCGACCTACTTCACCTCCAAGATGGCCGCCTGGGCGTGACCTGGTCCTACTCCACAAACACACCTGGAGATGTGTCTCAGAAGAAAACCACTATAGCCTCTGTGAATGAGCAAGGAGTTCTGATGGCAAGCATTGAGTACCAGCAGAGGCTGGACAGTGGGGACATAGCAGTGACCAGGAGAGAGTCTAATGTCTTCACTCTGCGAATGCTTCAGACTCGAGATGCAGACATGGGCTCTTATTCCTGTGCTGTAACAGCATGGAAGCCCACTCAGCGAAGTGGATGGGAAAAAGCAAAGGAGGTCCAGTCAGCACCTGTCACTGTTCAATGGACACCAAAGA TACCAGTTTTGAAAGTTGTAGCCCATCGTGTGAGAGAAGCCTCGACTGGTGGATCCACATTTGAGATGAGCTGTGAGGTGACTGGACAGAACCTGAAGAATCCTGGCTACTCTGTGCTCATCCGCTTTGAGGAGACCTTGGGAGGCACGTCCCGTAAGGTGTTGTCTCTTAGCCAGGACTCAGTCATGCAGCTCGAGGAGTGGAGCGAGCCGAGCCGCATTGACAACGTGGTTCTGGAGAAGACTGGGCAGCTCGAGTACCGCTTCCGTTTGTATGGGGCCCAGGTCACAGATCGGGGGTTTTATTATTGCGACGTCACGGCCTGGACACGGGATCAGACCCAAGACTGGATCAAAGCCATCAGTGCAGTGTCCAACAAGACTGAGATCGCTTTTGAACACACAG GTCCAGTTTTCAACATATCCCTTCATTCGGAAGCAAACAATGTGTTACCGGGGGACAAAGTTCACATGAAGTGTGTCATATCCATCCTGGACACTTCTCATAACACTG GTGAGATGATGTTTGAAGTGCGCTGGTTCCAGAAAACAGCCTGGGCTGTAGATAACGGAGTCCAACCTCTCATCAGTATGGACCGCTGGGGAGTGGTAAAGAAAACCGGCTCCAATGACACCAGTCTGGAGCGCATCGACCAGAACACGTTTATCCTCAGCTTGCACAAGATTCAGGATCGAGATGTGGGAGAATACTACTGCTCTGCCACACCCTGGCTCCTGTCCCGTGCTACTGGAGCCTGGAACAAAGAGAAGGACCTCACCTCCACTTCATCATTTCTATCCATCAAACTAGAAT TGTGGGAATCTTTGAAGATGCCGGTGGGATATGGTTTGACTGCTGCTGTGATCGCTGGTATTCTCTCAGTGCTGCTGGGTCTTGCTGTCGCCCACTGCTGTTTCTCCAGGAACCCCATGCACGTACCCCGTCCCCGCAAAAATCTTGTGGACCTGGAGATGGATTAA